The Chiloscyllium plagiosum isolate BGI_BamShark_2017 unplaced genomic scaffold, ASM401019v2 scaf_9751, whole genome shotgun sequence DNA segment CAATACCCTGCCAACCCCTCCCCCATATACCACCAAACCTAAGTGGGCAGGGGGCATGGAGCCGGGCGACACCCACCTGCGATATTCTGGGACGCCTGGAGGGTCACCCTGGCGGGAATGTCGTGGAATGTCCGGTTACCCttgaagagagagaaaggggaagaCGTTGGAATTTTATCCAGCCAACCGCGACGGCCTCCCGTTTGTccaggggatgggggagggggtgggttcCCGATTTCGGACTCCGTACCTCGTCCAGGGAGCTGTTCAGATTCTCTCCCGAAATCCCGGTGATTCTCTGCAGCGTGGCCTGAAATCCGTTCGGCTGACGAGATGAAAGAGGAAAAAGAGACCAGGAGATGACGTGGGGGAAAGAACCCGGAAAACGTCAATCGGCTTTTGCCGAGTCATTCTACGGCCAGCAGGGGGCACCCCCAATCCACCGTCACCATGGTGAGGggctgggaggggtggggtggtaaAACCGacatctcccccccccaccctttcCCTCAGTGTCCGAAATATTCCACCCAGTGGACCCGCCCCCTTGGGCGCCCGGCCTTTGAACGGAACGAGACCTTGGCGGTTTTGAGTTGCCCATGTCGCCATGGGATTCCAAAGCCACGTGGAGGCCCAGACCTGGTAGAGGAGGCTGGGGTGGATGGTTTCCCCACCTGAGGCTTGTGGAGGGTTCACAATGAGGGGCCCGATGGAGTGTCTGAAGAAGAGGGCGGCCATTTTGGATTGGGatgagggtggggaatctgtggaattctgttaCCCCACCGCCGCCACCACCAGAGGGCAGTGTGTGTTGGGGGAGGGTGCTCCTTCTTCGAGGTATATTTAATGTAAAGATCCGCAGGCCTTCAGATATGGCGGGTGAGTGCAGGAAATGGGTTGAGCTAAGGAAGACCAGCCATGGTCTTCTCTTACAGCTATTTCCCAAGTCCCTCATTGGGGGAAGTGAGGGGGCAAAGGTCAAGGAGTGATCggcgggtggggggggagggcCGATGAAGATGAGTGGACAGGAGTGTCTGAGCGGGTCAGGGGTCAGAAGGCTGACTGGGGCCTAGAGTCCAATAGTGCACCACAGGAACCAGATCCATATATAAACCATATTGGTTGGAACCTTGGTGGGGGAAGGcggatttgaggaaaatattttttcacttGGAGGGTCCAGAAAGCATTCCAGAGGAGGATAGCTGAGGCAGGGAACCTCACAATTCTTTCAGAAGGACTTTGGCTGGACGTGCCATAACATTGAAGGCTGCGGGGCCTAGTGTGGGAGGTTCACTCGGAGGAGGTAGGCCCGAAGCAGACTTGACGGGTCGAAGGTCGTGGGAGTGCCTCTCCACGTCTCTGGCAACGGGTCGCTGAGTGAAGGGGGTTTACGGGAAGGgtatcattaaactggagagggctcagaagggATGGAACGGGAatcaccccccgcccccaccccccccccgctCCCGGCTGTGAAAATTGTCGGAAAAGGCCCCGGGTTTTGTGCTGGCTCCTTACCTCGACGAAGGCAACACTGGGCTGCAGGTCGTCCAGCCTCGCTATGAATACCTCACAGCCTTGGCAGCTCGGGTTCGTCAAAGTGGCTCTGATCTCGAGCCGCAGACTCTGCAACTCGCTCGACAGTCGCTGCTGACTCCCGAGCAGCAAGGCCTGGCTGGAGTTGATGGCCAGGAAATGGCCCTTTGTCGTTCTGAAATCTGAGGGACAAACCATGAGGGCGcggtctctccctctctctctctctctttcccgaTGTGGATCCAGTCCAGGATTCTATATCCCCGTGCGTGTCCTCATCGGAAACCTTCCCTGCTGCAAATCTCCCTCGCGAAATTCCCTTTCCTTGTGAATTTTCATCTTGCGCAATTCACCCACACCGCACCCCCCCCGCCTTCCTCACAGAAAGGCGAGAGCTCTTGGAGTCAAACTTAAACCATCCGAGATCTCACTGTCAGAGCCCAGCCCTTCCCAGTGTCAATCCGGTAAGGCAAGCCGAAAATCCGTCGCTCAGTGTCAGACAGCAAGggaacagttgaaactttattgctggaacagcacagcaggtcaggcagcatccagggaacaggagattcgacgtttcgggcacaggcacttcttcaggcccttcttcacccttcctgaagaagggcctgtgcccgaaacgtcgaatctcctgttccctggatgctgcctgacctgctgtgctgttccagcaataaagtttcaactttgatctccagcatctgcagacctcactttctccagcaaggGAACAGACCctacggcccaaccagtccacactgaccacgaTCCCCGAGCTGCAGTAGTCATCTCCTGGCCcgccatctccctccaaacccttcccgcTCATGTCCTTccccagatatcttttaaatgttgtaaccgtacccACTTCATCCGGCAGTTcagtccacacacaaaccaccctctgtgtaaaagtcatagagtcatggagatgtacagcacggaaacagacccttcggtccaacccgtccatgctgacccaaatatcccaacccaatctagtcccacctgccagcacccggcccatatccctccaaacccttcctattcatatacccatccagatgcctcttaaatgttgcaactgtaccagcctccaccacNNNNNNNNNNNNNNNNNNNNNNNNNNNNNNNNNNNNNNNNNNNNNNNNNNNNNNNNNNNNNNNNNNNNNNNNNNNNNNNNNNNNNNNNNNNNNNNNNNNNNNNNNNNNNNNNNNNNNNNNNNNNNNNNNNNNNNNNNNNNNNNNNNNNcaatattccaacagtggcctaaccaatgtcctgtacagctgcaacgtgacctcccaactcctgtactcaatactctgaccaataaaggaaagcataccaaacgccttcttcactatcctatctacctgcgactccactttcaaggagctatgaacgtcactccaaggtctctttgttcagcaacactccctaggaccttaccattaagtggataagtcctgctaagatttgcccctttttaaatctttctgctctcaccttaaaaatgtgacccctccccccctcagtcttgaaatcccttacCCGAGGGAAAAGCCACCTGCCATTCAcgttatccacgcccctcatgattttataaacctctacaagatcacctcGATGTTCCAGTGAAAGAAAGATCCTGGacactccttataactcaaaccctccattcccggcaacatcctggtaaatctcttctgaaccccgtCCGGTTTAATAGCATCCTCCCTATAACGGAGGGGGGGGTGGAGGCCAGGACTGGACTCCAGtgctccagacgaggcctcaccaaggtcctgtacaaccccaGCATGATGTCGCAACTCCTTGCCTCAAAGATCTGAGCGATGTAAGTAAGTGTGCTAAACACcctcttaaccactctgtctacatgtgacgcaaACTCCAAAGGACCtagtacctgaatccctaggtccctctgctctgcagcactacccaaggccctgccGTTAAGTCCTGCCCTTGCTGGTTTgaccgaaatgcagcacctcgcctttatccaaattaaactctacctgcacACACTCTGACCCAGATGAACAAGATCTCACGGatagccttcctcactgtccccCTATGCCTCCaactttggtgccatctgcaagcaTACAAACCCATGCCTTGTgaatcatttcagttcagtgtcgAATGCCCAGTTGTGGCACCCATGAGGGCACTGGGCGAGCTGGGGGCTAGCTTTGTCTGCGATCACTCTGCAATGGCCTTATACAGCAAACTAGCCGAGCCTTTCTGTCGTGTCCGTTCGGGGCTAGCTGTATCATTCCGCAACTAAAAGGGACGTGCCCAGGCTTTCCCGGTCTTTCCAACTAAACCCAGACCGAGGGGGAAACGATAGTTTCCCCGCGCAGTCGCCACGACAACGGCATGGCCTGTCAGAATCGACTTGCCGGCTGATttcttttgtctctctctctcaagcgaCGTTGAGAGTTGGCATTCTTGCCGAGGTGTCCTGATCGGGCGCCAAATGGAGAAACGGCTCTCCTTCAGCTTCTGGCAGTGGCCTGGGAGGGCACGCGAACGGGTGCGATTCGCGCGTTTTACCTTGTACCCTGGTGGATAGCGCAGCCAACACAGGCAACACGACAGGCTGCAGGGCATCCTGGATGGTGAAGCCAAGAGTCCGGTTCAGTTCTGTGACAAAATCagtcaagggggggggggggggagatggttAGTCTCGGGGTGAGAGCGAATGCAGCCCAGTGTTGGGTGGGCGTGGTCAGacaggtgaaaaaaaaacacaatccagCCCCTCTCCCTGTCACCGGGGCGGCTACTGGGGTTGCCAGTGCGGGCGCGCCGACCCTTTTCTTGATGAGACGGGTGACACCGAAACGGCGAGATTGGCGAAACCATCGCTGGCTGCTTTGAGTGGATACTCCAGAACACTTGCAGTAAAGAGTCCGATTTTCCGaaaagaggaggccattcgggcTCCCTtcccagcctgctctgccattcatcaccgCCGCGGACGGTCGTCCAACCCGACAGCCCCATCTTGcttcctccccataacctttgaccccagCCGCCCCCAAGTGCTATACCCAGCCGCCTCTTgagtacattcaatgttttggcatcaactgcttcctgtggtcATGAGTCTCTAAGAGATACCGTTCCCAACCCCCCCCCATTCCTCATTCGCCTGTACTCCATCGAAAACAATCCCAAtccagtcaatctctcctcatacctcCGTCCCGCTATCCCCCTGGGGATCAGCTCAGGAAAACCAAGGGTAAGAAGCTGGTggctcagaaaaggagaccaaagctgcccTCGGTGTGACGGCTGTGGCCTCACCCAGGCCCCCTGTCGCTGCACCAACACATCCCTGCCCCTGCACTTCATTGCGAGTGCTGCCTGGCACAGCTCTGAGACTGGCATCAGCGGGTACGTTGGCAGAGGTCAAGCTAAGCAGACGCAGCGGGGTCGTGGAGTGGCGACATTGGCATTGACACAGGGAGCAGAGGTCAAGGTTCAAGCACTCAGGCCTAGCTTTACCAGGGTGAGCCCATCAGAGCAGGGGGAGGTGGATTACTTTCCGAGCAGCGATCGATAGGGGAAACTGGGGGAGGGCCGATGGGACCTGGGTGTACCCTCCTTACACCACCAGCCACAGGGGCAGGGAATGGTGGGCAAGGCCATTGGTCTcctctcagaaaaggagacccaaaccggacacacacacacactcatacactcgcacacacactcacacataaacacactcacacacacacacagtctcacactctcacacactNNNNNNNNNNNNNNNNNNNNNNNNNNNNNNNNNNNNNNNNNNNNNNNNNNNNNNNNNNNNNNNNNNNNNNNNNNNNNNNNNNNNNNNNNNNNNNNNNNNNNNNNNNNNNNNNNNNNNNNNNNNNNNNNNNNNNNNNNNNNNNNNNNNNNNNNNNNNNNNNNNNNNNNNNNNNNNNNNNNNNNNNNNNNNNNNNNNNNNNNNNNNNNNNNNNNNNNNNNNNNNNNNNNNNNNNNNNNNNNNNNNNNNNNNNNNNNNNNNNNNNNNNNNNNNNNNNNNNNNNNNNNNNNNNNNNNNNNNNNNNNNNNNNNNNNNNNNNNNNNNNNNNNNNNNNNNNNNNNNNNNNNNNNNNNNNNNNNNNNNNNNNNNNNNNNNNNNNNNNNNNNNNNNNNNNNNNNNNNNNNNNNNNNNNNNNNNNNNNNNNNNNNNNNNNNNNNNNNNNNNNNNNNNNNNNNNNNNNNNNNNNNNNNNNNNNNNNNNNNNNNNNNNNNNNNNNNNNNNNNNNNNNNNNNNNNNNNNNNNNNNNNNNNNNNNNNNNNNNNNNNNNNNNNNNNNNNNNNNNNNNNNNNNNNNNNNNNNNNNNNNNNNNNNNNNNNNNNNNNNNNNNNNNNNNNNNNNNNNNNNNNNNNNNNNNNNNNNNNNNNNNNNNNNNNNNNNNNNNNNNNNNNNNNNNNNNNNNNNNNNNNNNNNNNNNNNNNNNNNNNNNNNNNNNNNNNNNNNNNNNNNNNNNNNNNNNNNNNNNNNNNNNNNNNNNNNNNNNNNNNNNNNNNNNNNNNNNNNNNNNNNNNNNNNNNNNNNNNNNNNNNNNNNNNNNNNNNNNNNNNNNNNNNNNNNNNNNNNNNNNNNNNNNNNNNNNNNNNNNNNNNNNNNNNNNNNNNNNNNNNNNNNNNNNNNNNNNNNNNNNNNNNNNNNNNNNNNNNNNNNNNNNNNNNNNNNNNNNNNNNNNNNNNNNNNNNNNNNNNNNNNNNNNNNNNNNNNNNNNNNNNNNNNNNNNNNNNNNNNNNNNNNNNNNNNNNNNNNNNNNNNNNNNNNNNNNNNNNNNNNNNNNNNNNNNNNNNNNNNNNNNNNNNNNNNNNNNNNNNNNNNNNNNNNNNNNNNNNNNNNNNNNNNNNNNNNNNNNNNNNNNNNNNNNNNNNNNNNNNNNNNNNNNNNNNNNNNNNNNNNNNNNNNNNNNNNNNNNNNNNNNNNNNNNNNNNNNNNNNNNNNNNNNNNNNNNNNNNNNNNNNNNNNNNNNNNNNNNNNNNNNNNNNNNNNNNNNNNNNNNNNNNNNNNNNNNNNNNNNNNNNNNNNNNNNNNNNNNNNNNNNNNNNNNNNNNNNNNNNNNNNNNNNNNNNNNNNNNNNNNNNNNNNNNNNNNNNNNNNNNNNNNNNNNNNNNNNNNNNNNNNNNNNNNNNNNNNNNNNNNNNNNNNNNNNNNNNNNNNNNNNNNNNNNNNNNNNNNNNNNNNNNNNNNNNNNNNNNNNNNNNNNNNNNNNNNNNNNNNNNNNNNNNNNNNNNNNNNNNNNNNNNNNNNNNNNNNNNNNNNNNNNNNNNNNNNNNNNNNNNNNNNNNNNNNNNNNNNNNNNNNNNNNNNNNNNNNNNNNNNNNNNNNNNNNNNNNNNNNNNNNNNNNNNNNNNNNNNNNNNNNNNNNNNNNNNNNNNNNNNNNNNNNNNNNNNNNNNNNNNNNNNNNNNNNNNNNNNNNNNNNNNNNNNNNNNNNNNNNNNNNNNNNNNNNNNNNNNNNNNNNNNNNNNNNNNNNNNNNNNNNNNNNNNNNNNNNNNNNNNNNNNNNNNNNNNNNNNNNNNNNNNNNNNNNNNNNNNNNNNNNNNNNNNNNNNNNNNNNNNNNNNNNNNNNNNNNNNNNNNNNNNNNNNNNNNNNNNNNNNNNNNNNNNNNNNNNNNNNNNNNNNNNNNNNNNNNNNNNNNNNNNNNNNNNNNNNNNNNNNNNNNNNNNNNNNNNNNNNNNNNNNNNNNNNNNNNNNNNNNNNNNNNNNNNNNNNNNNNNNNNNNNNNNNNNNNNNNNNNNNNNNNNNNNNNNNNNNNNNNNNNNNNNNNNNNNNNNNNNNNNNNNNNNNNNNNNNNNNNNNNNNNNNNNNNNNNNNNNNNNNNNNNNNNNNNNNNNNNNNNNNNNNNNNNNNNNNNNNNNNNNNNNNNNNNNNNNNNNNNNNNNNNNNNNNNNNNNNNNNNNNNNNNNNNNNNNNNNNNNNNNNNNNNNNNNNNNNNNNNNNNNNNNNNNNNNNNNNNNNNNNNNNNNNNNNNNNNNNNNNNNNNNNNNNNNNNNNNNNNNNNNNNNNNNNNNNNNNNNNNNNNNNNNNNNNNNNNNNNNNNNNNNNNNNNNNNNNNNNNNNNNNNNNNNNNNNNNNNNNNNNNNNNNNNNNNNNNNNNNNNNNNNNNNNNNNNNNNNNNNNNNNNNNNNNNNNNNNNNNNNNNNNNNNNNNNNNNNNNNNNNNNNNNNNNNNNNNNNNNNNNNNNNNNNNNNNNNNNNNNNNNNNNNNNNNNNNNNNNNNNNNNNNNNNNNNNNNNNNNNNNNNNNNNNNNNNNNNNNNNNNNNNNNNNNNNNNNNNNNNNNNNNNNNNNNNNNNNNNNNNNNNNNNNNNNNNNNNNNNNNNNNNNNNNNNNNNNNNNNNNNNNNNNNNNNNNNNNNNNNNNNNNNNNNNNNNNNNNNNNNNNNNNNNNNNNNNNNNNNNNNNNNNNNNNNNNNNNNNNNNNNNNNNNNNNNNNNNNNNNNNNNNNNNNNNNNNNNNNNNNNNNNNNNNNNNNNNNNNNNNNNNNNNNNNNNNNNNNNNNNNNNNNNNNNNNNNNNNNNNNNNNNNNNNNNNNNNNNNNNNNNNNNNNNNNNNNNNNNNNNNNNNNNNNNNNNNNNNNNNNNNNNNNNNNNNNNNNNNNNNNNNNNNNNNNNNNNNNNNNNNNNNNNNNNNNNNNNNNNNNNNNNNNNNNNNNNNNNNNNNNNNNNNNNNNNNNNNNNNNNNNNNNNNNNNNNNNNNNNNNNNNNNNNNNNNNNNNNNNNNNNNNNNNNNNNNNNNNNNNNNNNNNNNNNNNNNNNNNNNNNNNNNNNNNNNNNNNNNNNNNNNNNNNNNNNNNNNNNNNNNNNNNNNNNNNNNNNNNNNNNNNNNNNNNNNNNNNNNNNNNNNNNNNNNNNNNNNNNNNNNNNNNNNNNNNNNNNNNNNNNNNNNNNNNNNNNNNNNNNNNNNNNNNNNNNNNNNNNNNNNNNNNNNNNNNNNNNNNNNNNNNNNNNNNNNNNNNNNNNNNNNNNNNNNNNNNNNNNNNNNNNNNNNNNNNNNNNNNNNNNNNNNNNNNNNNNNNNNNNNNNNNNNNNNNNNNNNNNNNNNNNNNNNNNNNNNNNNNNNNNNNNNNNNNNNNNNNNNNNNNNNNNNNNNNNNNNNNNNNNNNNNNNNNNNNNNNNNNNNNNNNNNNNNNNNNNNNNNNNNNNNNNNNNNNNNNNNNNNNNNNNNNNNNNNNNNNNNNNNNNNNNNNNNNNNNNNNNNNNNNNNNNNNNNNNNNNNNNNNNNNNNNNNNNNNNNNNNNNNNNNNNNNNNNNNNNNNNNNNNNNcccttaggtctcttttatatctttcccctctcaccctaaacctatgccctctagttctggactcccccaccccagggaaaagactttgcctatttaccctatccatgcccctcatgattttataaacctctataaggtcacccctcagcctccaacactccagggaaaacagccccagcctgttcaacctctccctatagctcaaagcctccaaccctggcagcatctgtgtaagtcttttctgaaccctttcaagtttcacaacatccttcctgtagcagggtgaccagagttgaaaagagtattccaaaagtagcctagctgatgtcctgtacagctgcaacatgacctcccaactcctgtactcactactctgaccaataaaggaaagcataccaaacgcctttagattagattagattagattacagtgtggaaacaggcccttcggcccaacaagtccacaccgacccgccgaagcgaacccacccatacccctacatttaccccttacctaacactacgggcaatttagcatggccaattcacctgaccctgcacatcttttggactgtgggaggaaaccggagcacccggaggaaacccacgcagacacggggagaacgtgcaaactccacacagtcagtcgcctgaggcgggaattgaacccgggtctcaggcgctgtgaggcagcagtgctaaccactgtgccaccgtgccgcccacgtgccaccgtgccttcttcactatcctatctacctgtgactccattttcaaggagctatgaatgtgcactccaaggtctctttgttcagcaacactccctaggaccttaccataaggtgtataagtcctgatgagattcactttcccaaaatgcagcacctcatattcatctaaattaaactccatctgctactcctcagc contains these protein-coding regions:
- the LOC122546716 gene encoding uncharacterized protein LOC122546716, yielding MGLSGWTTVRGGDEWQSRLGREPEWPPLFGKSDSLLQVFWSIHSKQPAMVSPISPFRCHPSHQEKGRRARTGNPSSRPELNRTLGFTIQDALQPVVLPVLAALSTRVQDFRTTKGHFLAINSSQALLLGSQQRLSSELQSLRLEIRATLTNPSCQGCEVFIARLDDLQPSVAFVEPNGFQATLQRITGISGENLNSSLDEGNRTFHDIPARVTLQASQNIADIKATIRNVGANIMSTAETLQFNESLGPVTDSLQSTQVTEVTQSVKQYDRY